The following is a genomic window from Malus sylvestris chromosome 12, drMalSylv7.2, whole genome shotgun sequence.
ttaatacaatacttttttttttggagagagTTAATACAATTTTTGTTTTCCCTATAATTAGGAAATATGGTATTCTCAACcctaaaaacaaaattgaaatttcatATGACACTAGATGAATCACAAGggatgaaaataaaatataaatataaatatataaatcccACTTAagcttgtatttttattttatatttggtGAAAAAAATCCCACATAAGAATGTTCTTCAAGTTCAAACGgtcatcttttcttcttcctctccatcTTTGAGATCAGAGAGCAGGGAGTAGAAATGCAGCAGATCCTTCACTTCCAATTTCAACCGGTCCTCTCCAAGCAATCTCTTTGCTTCTCCTACCCATTTGTTAAAACCAAAACTTCGCTTCCAAGCAATCTCTTTGCTCCAAAATCTCCAATTTTTACCATTCCACTCTCACTCTATCATCAAATCCAGACCCACAATCCAATTCTATGTGCGAGGAAGAACAAACGCCGCAATGGGTCTCAAAGATTAACAAGATTGCTGCTCCAATTGGTGCCGGCCATCGTATCGAACTTCAAGATACTGCCTCAGCCGCTGGATCTGGTTGTTGAAGAATTCTGCAGCGGAGACGGCAGTGGAGGGGGTCTGGGGATCTGGAAGGGGTTCGGAGGCGGCGGCGATGGGTTTGGAAGAAAACGAAAGAGGAAGTCCTTGTTGCTGTTTCTGTTATATGGGGTTCTGGTGATTTGTGCGTTGGGATTGTTGTTTGGAGGAGATGTTGAAAGCAATGTGCTTTTCTACGGATTGGGATTTGGGCTCTCTGGGGTTGCTATGGTTCAGTGGTGGGACAAGATTGGCATTTTTGCAATCTTTTTTGGGGGTGTTTTGGTGGGTCTAGGGTTTCAGAGAGAGGAATTGCAGAAATTGGGTTTGAAGATTAGGGCTTTTTGTCCCGCAATGGAAACTGTTACTTggagaacaagaagaagaagaagaagtggaagaagagcATTCTGAgagacaagagagagagagagcaggttttttttttaatttttttttatggaatcttgtaattttttttcctcaaacACTACGAAATATGAGATGTTACCAATTTTGCAATGAATTTTAATTCTTCCATTCTACAGTGAAGTGATGTTTACTTCTTTTATGTCACTTTTGTAGCGTCATATACCGTGTACTGTCACGTGGTGTTACTAATTCATTTTTAGTCTCGAGCTTCAAAGTTCAAAGATCTTCTTTTGATCAGTCCATCAAGTTCTTCCATGTGAATAAAAAAGCTCATGATTCATGAAGAAACACCAGAAAATCATTCTCTCACTCTTGGAAAAATGCAGAAGCATGagtgaattgaaacaaatacATGGGCTGATGATCACCGCCTCAGTTGTTAACAATGTAATCCAGTTAAGTAGGCTTGTTGATTTTTGTACCAATTCCGAGGCCAGAGACCTCGGTTACGCGAAGAAAGTTTTCCGGCAGATCAGTCAGCCTAGTGTCTACATCTGGAACTCAATGATCAGAGGCTACTCCAATAGTGGGAACCCGGTTGCGTCCTTGATTATGTACAGAGAAATGCTGCAAAGGGGTTACTTGCCCGACAATTTTACTTTCCCGTTCGTGCTTAAATCGTGTTCTGTGATCGCTGATTACCATTATGGAAAATGTGTTCATAACTGCATTGTGAAAACTGGGTATGGGTTGGAGGTCTATGGCTCTACTTGTTTGCTTAGAatgtatg
Proteins encoded in this region:
- the LOC126591911 gene encoding uncharacterized protein LOC126591911, which encodes MQQILHFQFQPVLSKQSLCFSYPFVKTKTSLPSNLFAPKSPIFTIPLSLYHQIQTHNPILCARKNKRRNGSQRLTRLLLQLVPAIVSNFKILPQPLDLVVEEFCSGDGSGGGLGIWKGFGGGGDGFGRKRKRKSLLLFLLYGVLVICALGLLFGGDVESNVLFYGLGFGLSGVAMVQWWDKIGIFAIFFGGVLVGLGFQREELQKLGLKIRAFCPAMETVTWRTRRRRRSGRRAF